Proteins encoded within one genomic window of Saccharopolyspora pogona:
- the amaP gene encoding alkaline shock response membrane anchor protein AmaP, whose product MTETKREIKPSTTPVARGLAFERGVTAALGLLALVVGVLALLVGTGWLGAFRAQRPLADPILVQWLRDHWQLATAVAIVLGVVLFVLGLWWVVRALRPEARPDLRLERGNGDLTVTSAALTEAVRADAERVTGVKRARVRMAGSEQHPALRLTLSLQEGTNVRHVWEDLDEKVLSRARESLGVDTLPTTIRLQLDRAPRQRVR is encoded by the coding sequence ATGACCGAGACCAAGCGGGAGATCAAGCCGAGCACGACACCGGTCGCTCGCGGGCTGGCCTTCGAGCGTGGCGTGACGGCCGCCCTCGGCTTGCTCGCGCTGGTCGTCGGCGTCCTCGCGCTCCTGGTGGGAACCGGTTGGCTGGGCGCCTTCCGGGCGCAGCGGCCGCTGGCCGACCCGATCCTGGTGCAGTGGCTGCGGGACCACTGGCAGCTGGCGACGGCCGTCGCGATCGTTCTCGGCGTGGTGCTGTTCGTGCTCGGCCTGTGGTGGGTGGTGCGAGCCCTGCGGCCGGAGGCCCGACCGGACCTGCGGCTGGAGCGCGGCAACGGCGACCTGACCGTGACGAGCGCGGCGCTCACCGAAGCCGTGCGCGCCGACGCCGAGCGGGTCACCGGCGTCAAGCGGGCACGGGTGCGGATGGCGGGCAGCGAGCAGCACCCGGCACTGCGGCTGACGCTGTCGCTGCAGGAAGGCACCAACGTGCGCCACGTTTGGGAAGACCTCGACGAGAAGGTGCTTTCGCGCGCCCGGGAGTCACTGGGCGTGGATACCCTGCCGACGACGATCCGCCTGCAGCTGGATCGCGCACCCCGCCAACGCGTCCGCTGA
- a CDS encoding ATP-dependent DNA ligase — protein sequence MLPLQPPVKPMLASPVDGISRQGGLLFEPKWDGFRCLVFADPQAEQPVLLQSRTGRPLNRYFPEVLQTVTEHLDRPAVLDGELVVTRRDDAGDRLDWDALGERIHPAASRVRMLAEKTPATFIAFDLLTLDDRDLTSAPQTERRELLAGLGLDHGGLRTTPVTDDPETAAEWFRVFEGAGLDGVIAKPTGGQYVPGKRTMFKIKHSRTADCVIAGLRWHAKTEPGTAVGSLQLGLHDDRGVLHHVGVVGAFPATQRRALATELAELITEGEHPWLGPDAEDGRRLPGSINRWSSSEQPWVPLRPERVVEVSYDHTEGAYPGRFRHTTQFVRWRPDRDPESCGYDQLEEPTRYDLEAVLYGDVNRGARVDG from the coding sequence GTGCTTCCACTGCAACCACCGGTCAAGCCGATGCTGGCGAGCCCGGTAGACGGCATCTCCCGGCAGGGCGGCCTGCTGTTCGAACCGAAGTGGGACGGCTTCCGGTGCCTGGTGTTCGCCGACCCGCAGGCCGAGCAGCCGGTGCTGCTGCAGTCCCGCACCGGCCGCCCGCTGAACCGGTACTTCCCCGAAGTCCTGCAGACCGTGACCGAACACCTCGACCGGCCGGCGGTGCTGGACGGCGAGCTCGTGGTGACCCGGCGCGACGACGCCGGCGACCGGCTGGACTGGGACGCGCTGGGCGAACGCATCCACCCGGCCGCCAGCCGGGTCCGGATGCTGGCCGAGAAGACACCGGCCACCTTCATCGCCTTCGACCTGCTCACGCTCGACGACCGGGACCTCACGTCGGCGCCGCAGACCGAACGCCGCGAACTGCTCGCCGGCCTCGGCCTGGACCACGGCGGGCTGCGCACCACGCCGGTCACCGACGACCCGGAGACCGCGGCGGAGTGGTTCCGGGTGTTCGAGGGCGCCGGGTTGGACGGCGTGATCGCCAAGCCCACCGGCGGCCAGTACGTACCGGGCAAGCGGACCATGTTCAAGATCAAGCACTCGCGAACGGCGGACTGCGTCATCGCGGGGCTGCGCTGGCACGCCAAGACCGAACCTGGCACCGCCGTGGGGTCGCTGCAGCTCGGGCTGCACGACGACCGGGGCGTGCTGCACCACGTCGGCGTCGTCGGCGCCTTCCCGGCCACGCAGCGGCGCGCGCTGGCCACCGAACTCGCCGAGCTGATCACCGAAGGCGAGCACCCGTGGCTCGGGCCCGACGCCGAGGACGGACGACGGCTGCCCGGTTCCATCAACCGCTGGAGCAGCAGCGAGCAGCCGTGGGTGCCGCTGCGCCCGGAGCGCGTCGTCGAGGTCTCCTACGATCACACCGAAGGCGCCTACCCGGGCCGGTTCCGGCACACCACGCAGTTCGTGCGGTGGCGCCCCGACCGCGACCCCGAATCCTGCGGCTACGACCAGCTCGAGGAGCCGACGCGTTACGACCTCGAAGCAGTGCTGTACGGCGACGTGAACCGGGGCGCCCGCGTCGACGGGTAA
- a CDS encoding 2-dehydropantoate 2-reductase, with translation MAGQRIAVIGSGGIGGVLAEAAHSAGHQVTMCVRTPFEELTLKTPDRTGEIPVSVVPEPGALGEFDWVLLTTKVQDAASAAGWLQQLDDGRAPVVVVQNGVEHRESVAGMGLRAPVLPALIYVAAERVRPGHVVRRSPATMQVEAGEIGERFVELLSGGDLTARTTSDFRTASWRKMLTNLAPNPITALTLRRLDVLREPDVLELSEGVLAEAVEVARAEGARLTHDDAEQVLADYIEKFPPTNGTSMLYDRLAGLPTEHEHITGALVRAAQQHDIPVPLNKTLLTLMRALRPMQFPAV, from the coding sequence GTGGCAGGACAACGCATCGCGGTGATCGGCTCGGGCGGCATCGGTGGGGTTCTCGCGGAAGCAGCACATTCCGCTGGGCACCAGGTGACGATGTGCGTCCGGACCCCATTCGAAGAGCTGACGCTGAAAACTCCAGACCGCACCGGGGAGATCCCGGTTTCGGTGGTGCCCGAGCCGGGCGCGCTCGGCGAGTTCGACTGGGTCCTACTGACGACCAAGGTCCAGGACGCGGCGAGCGCGGCGGGCTGGTTGCAGCAGCTGGACGACGGACGCGCCCCGGTCGTGGTGGTGCAGAACGGCGTCGAACACCGCGAATCGGTTGCAGGGATGGGGCTGCGGGCTCCGGTACTGCCCGCATTGATCTACGTGGCAGCCGAGCGGGTGCGGCCCGGACACGTGGTGCGCCGCTCCCCCGCTACCATGCAGGTCGAGGCCGGCGAGATCGGCGAGCGCTTCGTCGAGCTGCTCTCCGGCGGCGACCTGACGGCCCGGACCACGAGCGACTTCCGCACCGCGTCGTGGCGGAAGATGCTGACGAACCTGGCACCGAACCCGATCACCGCGCTGACCCTGCGCCGCCTGGACGTGCTCCGCGAGCCCGATGTCCTGGAGCTCAGCGAAGGCGTGCTCGCGGAGGCCGTCGAGGTCGCCCGCGCCGAGGGCGCCCGGTTGACCCACGACGACGCCGAGCAAGTGCTCGCCGACTACATCGAGAAGTTCCCGCCGACCAACGGAACGTCGATGCTCTACGACCGGTTGGCGGGCCTGCCCACCGAGCACGAGCACATCACGGGCGCACTGGTCCGAGCGGCACAGCAGCACGACATCCCGGTCCCACTCAACAAGACCCTGCTGACCCTGATGCGCGCCCTGCGCCCCATGCAGTTCCCGGCCGTCTGA
- a CDS encoding EamA family transporter gives MHVAQVGSGASSNRRPLFSVENVSARALGAIPPPLLVLVGVISLQVGAAFAKQLFTMAGASGVVALRLLFAAVILLAVWRPSLRMDRRTLAVVAGYGAVLAGMNVCIYQAFERIPLGAAVTIEFLGPLAVAVIGSRRKLDIVWAVLAGSGVVLLARVEGGLDWVGVAFALMAGALWAGYILVGAKLGSRTSGGSGLALGMAFGALVAAPFGIAEAGTALLHPAVLIAGLVVALMSSVVPYSLELEALRRMPPRVFGVLMSLEPAVAALAGLLVLGEALGAWQWVAVGCVVAASVGSVGTTKDSGPKDTGAN, from the coding sequence GTGCACGTCGCGCAGGTCGGCTCGGGGGCGTCGTCCAACAGACGACCGCTGTTCAGCGTGGAGAACGTCTCCGCGCGCGCACTCGGGGCGATCCCGCCACCGCTGCTGGTGCTGGTGGGCGTGATCAGCCTGCAGGTCGGTGCCGCGTTCGCCAAGCAGCTGTTCACCATGGCCGGGGCGTCCGGGGTGGTCGCGCTGCGGTTGCTGTTCGCCGCGGTCATCCTGCTGGCCGTCTGGCGGCCGTCGCTGCGGATGGACCGCCGGACGTTGGCCGTGGTCGCCGGTTACGGCGCGGTGCTCGCGGGCATGAACGTCTGCATCTACCAGGCGTTCGAGCGGATCCCGCTCGGTGCGGCGGTCACCATCGAGTTCCTCGGCCCGCTGGCGGTGGCGGTGATCGGCTCCCGGCGCAAGCTGGACATCGTCTGGGCGGTGCTGGCCGGGAGCGGCGTGGTGCTGCTGGCTCGTGTGGAGGGTGGTCTCGACTGGGTCGGGGTCGCGTTCGCGCTGATGGCCGGTGCGCTGTGGGCGGGTTACATCCTGGTCGGCGCCAAGCTCGGTAGCCGGACCAGCGGCGGGTCCGGGCTGGCCCTGGGCATGGCCTTCGGCGCGCTGGTGGCGGCGCCGTTCGGCATCGCCGAGGCCGGGACGGCGCTGCTGCACCCGGCGGTGCTCATCGCCGGGCTGGTGGTGGCGCTGATGTCGTCGGTCGTGCCGTATTCGCTGGAGCTGGAGGCGCTGCGCCGGATGCCGCCGAGGGTGTTCGGCGTGCTGATGAGCCTGGAGCCCGCAGTGGCGGCGCTGGCCGGGCTCCTCGTGCTGGGCGAGGCGCTTGGTGCCTGGCAGTGGGTCGCCGTCGGCTGCGTCGTCGCCGCTTCGGTGGGATCGGTCGGCACGACGAAGGACTCGGGCCCGAAGGACACCGGCGCCAACTGA